Proteins from a single region of Streptomyces spectabilis:
- the mutM gene encoding bifunctional DNA-formamidopyrimidine glycosylase/DNA-(apurinic or apyrimidinic site) lyase, producing the protein MPELPEVEVVRRGLARWVADRTVADVDVLHPRAVRRHIAGADDFAHRLKGHRIGAPSRRGKYLWLPVEDTGSAVLAHLGMSGQLLVKTQEAPDEKHLRIRVRFDDSVGTELRFVDQRTFGGLSLHDTTPDGLPDVIAHIARDPLDERFDADAFHHALRRSRTTIKRALLNQSLISGVGNIYADEALWRARLHYERPTATFTRPRTSELLGHVRDVMNAALAVGGTSFDSLYVNVNGESGYFDRSLDAYGREGEPCRRCGTPMRRRPWMNRSSYFCPRCQRPPRPSRLS; encoded by the coding sequence GTGCCCGAGCTGCCCGAGGTAGAGGTCGTGCGGCGGGGTCTCGCGCGCTGGGTGGCGGACCGGACCGTCGCCGACGTGGACGTGCTGCACCCGCGCGCCGTGCGGCGGCACATCGCGGGCGCGGACGACTTCGCGCACCGTCTCAAGGGGCACCGCATCGGCGCCCCGAGCCGCCGCGGCAAGTATCTGTGGCTGCCGGTCGAGGACACCGGCAGCGCCGTGCTCGCCCATCTGGGCATGAGCGGGCAGCTGCTCGTGAAGACGCAAGAGGCCCCGGACGAGAAGCACTTGAGGATCCGGGTCCGCTTCGACGACTCGGTCGGCACGGAGCTGCGCTTCGTCGACCAGCGCACCTTCGGCGGCCTCTCGCTGCACGACACCACCCCGGACGGCCTGCCCGACGTCATCGCGCACATCGCCCGCGACCCGCTGGACGAGCGCTTCGACGCCGACGCCTTCCACCACGCACTGCGCCGCAGCCGTACGACGATCAAGCGCGCGCTCCTGAACCAGTCGCTGATCAGCGGCGTCGGCAACATCTACGCGGACGAGGCGCTCTGGCGCGCCAGGCTGCACTACGAGCGCCCCACCGCCACCTTCACCCGCCCGCGCACGAGCGAACTCCTCGGTCACGTACGGGACGTGATGAACGCCGCACTCGCCGTCGGCGGCACCAGCTTCGACAGCCTCTACGTGAACGTGAACGGGGAGTCCGGGTACTTCGACCGGTCCCTCGACGCGTACGGCCGCGAGGGCGAGCCGTGCCGCCGGTGCGGCACGCCGATGCGCAGGCGGCCCTGGATGAACCGCTCCAGCTACTTCTGCCCCCGCTGTCAGCGCCCGCCCAGGCCGTCGCGGCTGTCATAG
- a CDS encoding winged helix-turn-helix transcriptional regulator, whose protein sequence is MDSTAPVETASDPDLAYDVFARNCPSRTTLEHVTGRWGALTLGALHDGTFRFNELRRRVDGVSEKMLSQTLHALERDGLVHREAQPTNPPRVDYRLTPLGGQIAERLLTLIHFVESAQDTVGEAQRAYDSRDGLGGR, encoded by the coding sequence ATGGACTCCACCGCACCCGTCGAGACGGCCTCCGATCCGGATCTGGCGTACGACGTCTTCGCCCGGAACTGTCCCTCGCGGACCACGCTCGAGCACGTCACGGGACGCTGGGGCGCGCTGACGCTCGGCGCGCTGCACGACGGCACGTTCCGGTTCAACGAACTGCGCCGCCGCGTCGACGGCGTGAGCGAGAAGATGCTGTCGCAGACCCTGCACGCCCTGGAGCGGGACGGGTTGGTGCACCGCGAGGCGCAGCCCACCAACCCGCCGCGCGTGGACTACCGGCTCACCCCGCTCGGCGGGCAGATCGCCGAGCGCCTGCTGACGCTCATCCACTTCGTGGAGAGCGCCCAGGACACCGTCGGCGAGGCCCAGCGGGCCTATGACAGCCGCGACGGCCTGGGCGGGCGCTGA
- a CDS encoding flavodoxin family protein, producing the protein MSASPVVAIAYHSGFGHTAVVAEAVRAGAADAGATVHLVKVDEITEAQWELLDSADAIVFGSPTYMGTASGAFHVFAEASSKRWFTRAWQDKIAAGFTNSASKSGDKLHTLQYFQTLAAQQGMHWVNLGLFPGWNSSTGSENDLNRLGFFAGAAAQTNSDEGPEAVHKADIATAEHLGRRVTETTRAFTAGRAAVAA; encoded by the coding sequence ATGTCCGCAAGCCCCGTCGTCGCGATCGCCTACCACTCCGGCTTCGGCCACACCGCCGTCGTCGCCGAGGCCGTGCGCGCCGGTGCCGCCGACGCCGGTGCCACCGTGCACCTGGTCAAGGTCGACGAGATCACCGAGGCCCAGTGGGAGCTCCTGGACTCCGCCGACGCGATCGTCTTCGGCTCGCCCACCTACATGGGCACCGCGTCGGGCGCCTTCCACGTCTTCGCGGAGGCCTCCTCCAAGCGCTGGTTCACCCGCGCCTGGCAGGACAAGATCGCCGCCGGCTTCACCAACTCGGCCTCCAAGAGCGGCGACAAGCTGCACACGCTCCAGTACTTCCAGACGCTCGCCGCGCAGCAGGGCATGCACTGGGTGAACCTCGGCCTGTTCCCGGGCTGGAACTCCTCCACGGGCTCCGAGAACGACCTCAACCGCCTGGGCTTCTTCGCCGGTGCCGCCGCCCAGACCAACTCCGACGAGGGCCCGGAGGCCGTGCACAAGGCGGACATCGCCACGGCCGAGCACCTCGGCCGCCGCGTCACGGAGACCACGCGCGCCTTCACGGCGGGCCGCGCGGCCGTCGCGGCCTGA
- a CDS encoding CAP domain-containing protein: MGRHRRSAAGRAATGRAEHANPSDFPDTSASPDTPVGPFYTYGPDSTVDAGDPPRPRSHRRKGRAAAPVRTGLLGVSAAVAMGAVAVASGLLPGGDTYSFGGGDDAGAIRSASSPSALDPQGGGSGAAGRGPSPTPGTGRAEAPAPVPSASSGKPSAKPSKQPAAEPSQDKGKDKDKQRDGADRAGRDEAPDKEPTQPAPPRAEEPKPTPPAPRPEPSTGDSSAEAQVLALVNEERAKVGCRPVTADDRLAALAEGFSADMAERGFFAHTDPDGATPWDRAEKAGIKDLGGENIARGQADAQAVMDAWMNSPGHRANILNCDYKTLGVGAHFAPGGPWWTQDFGF; this comes from the coding sequence ATGGGACGCCACCGACGCTCCGCCGCCGGGCGCGCCGCCACCGGCCGTGCCGAGCACGCGAACCCGTCCGACTTCCCCGACACCTCTGCTTCCCCCGATACCCCGGTGGGCCCGTTCTACACCTACGGCCCCGACAGCACCGTCGATGCCGGGGACCCGCCCCGGCCGCGCTCGCACCGTCGCAAGGGCCGTGCGGCCGCGCCGGTGCGCACCGGGCTCCTCGGAGTCTCCGCCGCCGTCGCCATGGGTGCCGTCGCGGTCGCCTCGGGGCTGCTGCCCGGTGGCGACACCTACTCCTTCGGCGGGGGCGACGACGCCGGCGCCATCCGCTCCGCCAGCTCCCCCTCGGCCCTCGACCCGCAGGGCGGCGGCTCCGGTGCCGCCGGGCGCGGCCCGTCGCCGACGCCCGGCACCGGCCGCGCCGAGGCCCCGGCCCCGGTGCCCTCGGCGTCCAGCGGCAAGCCGTCCGCGAAGCCGTCGAAGCAGCCCGCGGCCGAGCCGTCCCAGGACAAGGGCAAGGACAAGGACAAGCAGCGGGACGGCGCCGACCGGGCCGGCCGCGACGAGGCCCCGGACAAGGAGCCGACCCAGCCCGCGCCGCCGCGCGCCGAGGAGCCGAAGCCCACGCCGCCCGCCCCGCGGCCCGAGCCGTCCACGGGTGACAGCTCCGCCGAGGCCCAGGTGCTCGCGCTGGTCAACGAGGAGCGCGCCAAGGTGGGCTGCCGCCCCGTGACCGCGGACGACCGGCTCGCCGCGCTCGCCGAGGGGTTCAGCGCGGACATGGCCGAGCGCGGCTTCTTCGCGCACACCGACCCGGACGGCGCGACCCCGTGGGACCGCGCCGAGAAGGCCGGGATCAAGGACCTCGGCGGGGAGAACATCGCCCGCGGCCAGGCCGACGCCCAGGCCGTGATGGACGCGTGGATGAACAGCCCGGGCCACCGGGCGAACATCCTCAACTGCGACTACAAGACCCTCGGCGTCGGCGCCCACTTCGCGCCCGGCGGCCCGTGGTGGACGCAGGACTTCGGCTTCTGA
- a CDS encoding acylphosphatase, whose translation MNEEVRLTAWVRGRVQGVGFRWFTRARALEIGGLSGFALNLDDGRVQVVAEGPRAGCEALLDWLLKGDTPGRVDGVTEIWDTPRGGYDSFAIR comes from the coding sequence ATGAACGAAGAAGTCCGGCTCACCGCCTGGGTGCGCGGCCGTGTGCAAGGCGTGGGATTCCGCTGGTTCACGCGGGCCAGGGCCCTGGAGATCGGCGGCCTGAGTGGTTTTGCTCTCAATCTCGACGACGGCCGTGTACAAGTGGTGGCCGAGGGCCCCCGAGCCGGGTGCGAGGCGCTCCTCGACTGGCTCCTGAAGGGCGACACTCCCGGCAGGGTGGACGGTGTGACTGAGATCTGGGACACGCCGCGGGGCGGCTACGACTCGTTCGCGATTCGCTGA
- the smc gene encoding chromosome segregation protein SMC, with protein MHLKALTLRGFKSFASATTLKFEPGITCVVGPNGSGKSNVVDALSWVMGEQGAKSLRGGKMEDVIFAGTTGRPPLGRAEVSLTIDNSDGALPIEYAEVTITRIMFRNGGSEYQINGDTCRLLDIQELLSDSGIGREMHVIVGQGQLDSVLHADPMGRRAFIEEAAGVLKHRKRKEKALRKLDAMQANLARVQDLTDELRRQLKPLGRQAAVARRAAVIQADLRDARLRLLADDLVRLREALNTEVADEAALKARRDTAEAELKAALTREARLEDEVRQLTPRLQRAQQTWYELSQLAERVRGTVSLADARVTSATAAPAEERRGRDPEDMEREAARVREQEAELEAALEAAQHALDDTVGHRADLERELAAEERRLKDVARAIADRREGLARLGGQVNAARSRAASAQAEIDRLAVARDEAQERAVAAQEEYEQLKAEVDGLDAGDAELGERHEEARRALADAEAALTAAREAATAAERKRAAVAARHEALALGLRRKDGSGALLAAEDRLTGLLGPAAELLSVAPGFEVPVAAAFGAAADAIAVTTPASAAEAIRLLRKQDAGRAALLLAGAADTEEAAPEAVGDGPPRAADLVRGPAELLPAVRRLLRGIVVVGTLEDAEDLVYAHPELTAVTAEGDLLGAHFAQGGSAGAPSLLEVQASVDEAAAELEELGGRCTELAQEQRAADERRRECAALVEELGERRRAADREKSAVAQRLGSLAGQSRGAAGEAERSAAAAAKAQDALEKARLDVEELAERLAVAEEMPADEEPDTGVRDRLAADGANARQTEMEARLQVRTHEERVKGLAGRAESLDRAARAEREARARAERHRARLRHEAAVAGAVASGARQLLAHVEVSLARADQERAAAERAREVRERDLAAARNRGRDLKAELDKLTDSVHRGEVLGAEKRLRIEQLETKALEELGVEPAGLVAEYGPDQLVPPSPAAEGEELPEDPAHPRNQPRPYARAEQEKRLRSAERAYQQLGKVNPLALEEFAALEERHKFLSEQLEDLKKTRADLLQVVKEVDERVEQVFTEAYRDTAREFEGVFSRLFPGGEGRLILTDPDNMLATGVDVEARPPGKKVKRLSLLSGGERSLTAVALLVSIFKARPSPFYVMDEVEAALDDTNLQRLIRIMEELQEASQLIVITHQKRTMEVADALYGVSMQGDGVSKVISQRLR; from the coding sequence GTGCACCTCAAGGCCCTGACACTGCGCGGCTTCAAGTCCTTCGCGTCCGCCACGACACTGAAGTTCGAGCCGGGCATCACCTGCGTCGTCGGACCCAACGGATCCGGCAAGTCCAACGTCGTGGACGCGCTGAGCTGGGTCATGGGCGAGCAGGGCGCCAAGTCGCTGCGCGGCGGCAAGATGGAGGACGTGATCTTCGCGGGCACCACGGGCCGCCCGCCGCTCGGCCGCGCCGAGGTCTCCCTCACCATCGACAACTCCGACGGCGCGCTGCCCATCGAGTACGCCGAGGTCACCATCACGCGGATCATGTTCCGCAACGGCGGCAGCGAGTACCAGATCAATGGCGATACGTGCCGTCTGCTCGACATCCAGGAGCTGCTCTCCGACTCCGGCATCGGCCGCGAGATGCACGTCATCGTCGGGCAGGGCCAGCTCGACTCCGTGCTGCACGCCGACCCCATGGGCCGCCGCGCCTTCATCGAGGAGGCCGCGGGCGTCCTCAAGCACCGCAAGCGCAAGGAGAAGGCGCTGCGGAAGCTGGACGCGATGCAGGCCAACCTCGCCCGGGTGCAGGACCTCACCGACGAACTGCGCCGCCAGCTCAAGCCGCTCGGGCGGCAGGCGGCCGTGGCGCGCCGCGCCGCCGTCATCCAGGCCGACCTGCGGGACGCCCGCCTGCGGCTGCTCGCCGACGACCTGGTGCGGCTGCGCGAGGCCCTGAACACCGAGGTCGCCGACGAGGCCGCGCTCAAGGCCCGCAGGGACACCGCCGAGGCGGAGCTGAAGGCCGCCCTGACGCGCGAGGCCCGGCTCGAGGACGAGGTGCGGCAGCTCACGCCGCGCCTCCAGCGCGCCCAGCAGACCTGGTACGAGCTGTCGCAGCTGGCCGAGCGGGTGCGCGGCACCGTCTCGCTCGCCGACGCCCGGGTCACCAGCGCCACCGCCGCGCCCGCCGAGGAGCGGCGCGGCCGCGACCCGGAGGACATGGAGCGCGAGGCCGCCCGCGTCCGCGAGCAGGAGGCCGAGCTGGAAGCCGCCCTGGAGGCCGCCCAGCACGCCCTCGACGACACCGTCGGGCACCGCGCCGACCTGGAGCGGGAGCTCGCCGCCGAGGAGCGGCGACTGAAGGACGTGGCGCGGGCGATCGCCGATCGGCGCGAGGGCCTCGCGCGGCTCGGCGGGCAGGTCAATGCCGCGCGCTCGCGGGCCGCGTCCGCGCAGGCCGAGATCGACCGGCTCGCGGTGGCGCGCGACGAGGCACAGGAGCGGGCCGTCGCCGCGCAGGAGGAGTACGAGCAGCTCAAGGCCGAGGTGGACGGGCTCGACGCGGGCGACGCGGAGCTCGGTGAGCGGCACGAGGAGGCCCGCCGGGCGCTCGCCGACGCCGAGGCCGCGCTGACGGCGGCCCGGGAGGCGGCCACCGCCGCGGAGCGGAAGCGGGCCGCCGTCGCCGCCCGGCACGAGGCGCTCGCGCTCGGCCTGCGCCGCAAGGACGGCTCGGGCGCGCTGCTCGCCGCCGAGGACCGGCTCACCGGTCTGCTCGGCCCCGCGGCCGAACTCCTCTCCGTCGCGCCGGGCTTCGAGGTGCCGGTGGCGGCGGCGTTCGGCGCGGCGGCGGACGCCATCGCCGTCACGACGCCCGCGTCCGCAGCAGAAGCGATCCGCCTGCTGCGCAAGCAGGACGCGGGCCGCGCCGCACTGCTGCTCGCGGGGGCCGCCGACACCGAGGAGGCCGCCCCCGAGGCCGTGGGCGACGGGCCGCCCCGTGCCGCCGACCTCGTGCGCGGCCCCGCCGAACTGCTGCCCGCCGTGCGGCGGCTGCTGCGCGGGATCGTCGTCGTCGGCACCCTGGAGGACGCCGAGGACCTGGTGTACGCGCACCCGGAGCTGACCGCCGTCACCGCGGAGGGCGATCTGCTCGGGGCGCACTTCGCGCAGGGCGGGTCCGCGGGCGCGCCCAGCCTCCTCGAAGTGCAGGCCTCGGTGGACGAGGCCGCCGCCGAACTGGAGGAACTCGGCGGACGCTGCACGGAGTTGGCCCAGGAGCAGCGGGCCGCCGACGAGCGGCGCCGGGAGTGCGCCGCGCTCGTGGAGGAGCTGGGGGAGCGGCGGCGCGCCGCCGACCGGGAGAAGTCCGCCGTCGCCCAGCGGCTCGGCAGCCTCGCGGGCCAGTCTCGGGGTGCCGCCGGTGAGGCCGAGCGGTCCGCCGCGGCCGCCGCCAAGGCCCAGGACGCCCTGGAGAAGGCGCGGCTCGACGTCGAGGAGCTGGCCGAACGGCTCGCCGTGGCCGAGGAGATGCCGGCGGACGAGGAGCCGGACACCGGGGTGCGCGACCGGCTCGCCGCCGACGGCGCCAACGCGCGGCAGACCGAGATGGAGGCCCGCCTCCAGGTCCGTACGCACGAGGAGCGGGTCAAGGGGCTCGCCGGGCGCGCCGAATCCCTTGACCGGGCCGCCCGCGCCGAGCGTGAGGCACGCGCGCGTGCGGAGCGGCACCGGGCCAGGCTGCGGCACGAGGCCGCGGTCGCCGGGGCCGTCGCGTCCGGCGCCCGCCAGCTGCTCGCGCACGTCGAGGTGTCCCTGGCCCGGGCCGACCAGGAGCGGGCGGCGGCCGAGCGGGCCAGGGAGGTGCGCGAGCGGGACCTCGCCGCCGCGCGGAACCGGGGGCGCGATCTCAAGGCGGAGCTCGACAAACTGACGGATTCGGTTCACCGGGGCGAGGTACTCGGCGCGGAGAAGCGGCTGCGGATCGAGCAGCTGGAGACCAAGGCGCTGGAGGAGCTCGGTGTGGAACCGGCGGGGCTCGTGGCCGAGTACGGGCCCGATCAGCTCGTGCCGCCCTCGCCCGCCGCCGAGGGCGAGGAGCTGCCCGAGGACCCGGCGCACCCTCGCAACCAGCCGCGGCCCTACGCCCGTGCCGAGCAGGAGAAGCGGCTGAGGTCAGCCGAACGGGCGTACCAGCAGTTGGGGAAGGTCAATCCGCTCGCCCTCGAGGAGTTCGCGGCCTTGGAGGAGCGGCACAAGTTCCTCTCCGAGCAGCTGGAGGACCTGAAGAAGACCCGCGCCGATCTCCTCCAGGTGGTGAAGGAGGTCGACGAGCGCGTCGAGCAGGTCTTCACCGAGGCCTACCGGGACACGGCCCGGGAGTTCGAGGGGGTCTTCAGCAGGCTCTTCCCGGGTGGCGAGGGACGGCTGATCCTGACCGATCCCGACAACATGCTCGCCACGGGCGTCGACGTCGAGGCCCGCCCGCCCGGCAAGAAGGTCAAGCGGCTCTCGCTGCTCTCCGGCGGCGAGCGGTCCCTTACGGCCGTGGCGCTGCTCGTGTCGATCTTCAAGGCCCGGCCCAGCCCGTTCTATGTGATGGACGAGGTGGAGGCGGCGCTCGACGACACCAACCTCCAGCGGCTCATCCGCATCATGGAGGAGCTCCAGGAGGCCTCGCAGCTCATCGTGATCACGCACCAGAAGCGCACGATGGAGGTCGCGGACGCGCTGTACGGCGTCTCGATGCAGGGCGACGGCGTGTCCAAGGTGATCAGCCAGCGGCTGCGCTGA
- a CDS encoding sugar porter family MFS transporter: protein MTSTAQPPTPRAREAHPDHLGHVIFITAAAAMGGFLFGYDSSVINGATVAIQHRFDVDANLLGWIIATALLGCAVGAAVAGRVADRIGRIRVMQIAAVLFAASAVGSALPFAAWDLTVWRLIGGIGIGMASVIGPAYIAEVAPPAYRGRLASFQQAAIVIGIAVSQLVNWGILNMADGDQRGKLAGLEAWQWMLGVMVVPAVLYGLLSLAIPESPRFLISVGRDAEAREVLADVEGKDVNLDQRIAQIKLGMDREHKSTFKDLLGGRGGFLPIIWIGIGLSVFQQLVGINVIFYYSNQLWQSIGKDPSSSFLYSFETSIVNIVGTVIAMVLVDRIGRKPLALIGSAGMAAALFTMAWAFSYRSGSGDDVSLPHAQGLVAIIAANAFVLFFAFSWGVVVWVLLGEIFPNRIRAAGLGVAASAQWLANFAITKTFPSMSEWSLSGSYVIYGAFAALSIPFVLKFVKETKGKTLEEMG, encoded by the coding sequence GTGACCAGCACAGCGCAGCCGCCGACACCACGGGCCCGGGAGGCCCACCCGGACCATCTCGGCCATGTCATCTTCATCACGGCGGCAGCCGCGATGGGCGGATTCCTGTTCGGCTACGACAGTTCGGTGATCAACGGCGCCACCGTCGCCATTCAGCACCGGTTCGACGTGGACGCCAACCTGCTCGGCTGGATCATCGCCACCGCGCTGCTCGGCTGCGCCGTCGGTGCCGCCGTCGCCGGCCGCGTCGCGGACCGGATCGGCCGCATCCGGGTCATGCAGATCGCCGCGGTCCTCTTCGCCGCCAGCGCCGTCGGCTCGGCCCTGCCGTTCGCCGCCTGGGACCTGACGGTGTGGCGCCTCATCGGCGGCATCGGCATCGGCATGGCCTCCGTGATCGGCCCGGCCTACATCGCCGAGGTCGCGCCGCCCGCCTACCGGGGCCGTCTCGCCTCCTTCCAGCAGGCCGCCATCGTCATCGGCATCGCCGTGTCGCAGCTGGTCAACTGGGGCATCCTGAACATGGCCGACGGCGACCAGCGCGGCAAGCTCGCCGGTCTGGAGGCCTGGCAGTGGATGCTCGGCGTCATGGTCGTCCCGGCGGTCCTCTACGGCCTGCTGTCCCTGGCGATCCCCGAGTCGCCGCGCTTCCTGATCTCCGTGGGCCGCGACGCCGAGGCCCGCGAGGTGCTCGCCGACGTCGAGGGCAAGGACGTCAACCTGGACCAGCGCATCGCGCAGATCAAGCTGGGCATGGACCGCGAGCACAAGTCCACGTTCAAGGACCTGCTCGGCGGCAGGGGCGGCTTCCTGCCGATCATCTGGATCGGCATCGGGCTCTCGGTCTTCCAGCAGCTCGTCGGCATCAACGTGATCTTCTACTACTCGAACCAGCTGTGGCAGTCGATCGGCAAGGACCCGTCCAGCTCGTTCCTGTACTCCTTCGAGACCTCGATCGTGAACATCGTCGGCACGGTGATCGCGATGGTCCTGGTCGACCGCATCGGCCGCAAGCCGCTCGCCCTGATCGGCTCCGCGGGCATGGCGGCGGCGCTGTTCACGATGGCGTGGGCGTTCTCGTACCGCAGCGGTTCCGGTGACGACGTCTCGCTGCCGCACGCGCAGGGTCTGGTCGCGATCATCGCCGCCAACGCCTTCGTGCTCTTCTTCGCCTTCTCCTGGGGCGTGGTGGTCTGGGTGCTCCTCGGCGAGATCTTCCCCAACCGCATCCGCGCCGCCGGTCTGGGTGTGGCCGCCTCCGCCCAGTGGCTCGCCAACTTCGCGATCACCAAGACCTTCCCGAGCATGTCCGAGTGGTCCCTGTCCGGCTCGTACGTCATCTACGGCGCCTTCGCGGCCCTCTCGATCCCCTTCGTCCTGAAGTTCGTCAAGGAGACGAAGGGCAAGACCCTGGAGGAGATGGGCTAA
- a CDS encoding LLM class flavin-dependent oxidoreductase gives MPVTVVRFNLVDPASRELGARYRAAVEMAAYADDRGVTTVQTEEHHGAANNWLPSPFVFAGAVFGATRRVLVTVSAAIGPLYDPLRLAEDIAVLDLLSGGRLVTVAGIGYRPEEYAALGVDWARRGALQDELLETLLKAWTGEEFTFRGRGVRVTPRPGTRPHPLLLVGGSSRAAARRAARLGLPFFPSAHLPDLEAYYRRKLAEYGTEGWTTMPAAETPLLHLAEDPDRAWAAYGTHFLHEARAYASWQSGGVRSAVRSAATTVEELRAEGVYRILTPDECVAHAAGGAPSLVLHPLAGGMPVDEGWRSLRLFGERVLPRLKDVGSLSRGSFPQEEGAAGS, from the coding sequence ATGCCCGTCACAGTCGTCCGCTTCAACCTCGTCGACCCGGCGTCGCGGGAGCTCGGCGCGCGCTACCGGGCCGCCGTGGAGATGGCCGCGTACGCCGACGACCGCGGCGTCACCACCGTCCAGACCGAGGAGCACCACGGCGCCGCCAACAACTGGCTGCCCTCGCCGTTCGTCTTCGCGGGCGCGGTGTTCGGCGCGACCCGGCGCGTCCTGGTGACCGTCTCGGCCGCCATCGGGCCGCTGTACGACCCGCTGCGGCTCGCCGAGGACATCGCCGTGCTCGACCTGCTCAGCGGCGGGCGCCTGGTCACGGTGGCGGGCATCGGCTACCGGCCCGAGGAGTACGCGGCCCTCGGCGTCGACTGGGCACGGCGCGGCGCGCTCCAGGACGAGCTCCTGGAGACCCTCCTGAAGGCCTGGACCGGCGAGGAGTTCACCTTCCGCGGCCGCGGCGTGCGCGTCACCCCGCGCCCGGGCACCCGGCCCCACCCGCTGCTCCTGGTGGGCGGCTCGTCCCGGGCGGCGGCGCGCCGCGCGGCCCGGCTCGGCCTGCCCTTCTTCCCGAGCGCGCACCTGCCGGACCTGGAGGCGTACTACCGGCGCAAGCTCGCGGAGTACGGCACCGAGGGCTGGACCACGATGCCCGCCGCCGAGACCCCGCTGCTGCACCTGGCCGAGGACCCGGACCGCGCCTGGGCGGCGTACGGCACCCACTTCCTGCACGAGGCGCGCGCCTACGCCTCCTGGCAGTCCGGCGGCGTCCGCTCGGCGGTGCGGTCCGCGGCCACGACGGTCGAGGAGCTGCGCGCGGAGGGCGTGTACCGGATCCTCACGCCGGACGAGTGCGTGGCGCACGCGGCGGGCGGCGCGCCGAGCCTCGTACTGCATCCGCTGGCCGGCGGGATGCCGGTGGACGAGGGCTGGCGCAGCCTGCGTCTGTTCGGTGAACGCGTACTGCCCCGGCTCAAGGACGTCGGGTCCTTGAGCCGGGGCAGCTTTCCGCAGGAGGAGGGGGCAGCGGGGTCTTAG
- a CDS encoding purine-cytosine permease family protein, translating to MSTTAETAEHEGALETRGLEPVPDSERHGRTRELFPTWVAANISVLLLTMGAGLIVSNDLNFWQVLVVALVSPVLSYGLVGLVSIAGKRGGSPGMTLSRAVFGQRGNLFPGSLIWVARWGWETINAVTGAYAILTVLDICFGVKANTALKVITLLAFVAATFLISGLGRKVLHVCSQWSTYLFGAFSVLVLVYLLKNTDWSQVFDKPAGSTAMMIAGIGTIAAGGISWVPTGPDFTRYLPRTAPSKPLVGHAVGGAAIVVVPMVLMGAVMAVSTPSLSSAQDPVAFLGDLLPTWIAVPYLIMALIGMLLINSMSMYSAGFTAMTLGIKVPRAWAVSVNAVISLIFGYLLMNVATSFMGSFISFLTLLAVAFSAWIGVFGIDMLRRKTYDGEGLMDTTRTSVYWYKAGFAWQAMAAWAVALVVGLLFTKVDWFSGPLATSWIGRNGLGWLVTILVAAALYAVLPRQPLPESDTKAPAAEAEPVAAKA from the coding sequence ATGAGCACCACCGCCGAAACCGCCGAACACGAAGGCGCCCTGGAGACCAGGGGTCTGGAGCCGGTCCCCGACTCCGAGCGCCACGGCCGGACCCGCGAGCTGTTCCCCACCTGGGTCGCCGCCAACATCAGCGTTCTGCTGCTCACCATGGGCGCGGGCCTCATCGTCTCGAACGACCTGAACTTCTGGCAGGTCCTGGTCGTCGCGCTCGTCTCGCCCGTCCTGAGCTACGGCCTGGTGGGCCTGGTCTCCATCGCGGGCAAGCGCGGCGGCTCGCCGGGCATGACCCTCTCGCGCGCGGTCTTCGGCCAGCGCGGCAACCTCTTCCCCGGCTCGCTCATCTGGGTCGCCCGCTGGGGCTGGGAGACGATCAACGCGGTCACGGGCGCGTACGCGATCCTCACCGTGCTCGACATCTGCTTCGGCGTGAAGGCGAACACGGCCCTGAAGGTCATCACGCTGCTCGCCTTCGTCGCCGCCACGTTCCTCATCTCGGGCCTCGGCCGCAAGGTCCTGCACGTGTGCAGCCAGTGGTCGACGTACCTCTTCGGCGCGTTCAGCGTCCTGGTCCTCGTCTACCTCCTGAAGAACACCGACTGGTCCCAGGTCTTCGACAAGCCCGCGGGCTCCACGGCGATGATGATCGCGGGCATCGGCACCATCGCCGCGGGCGGCATCAGCTGGGTCCCCACCGGCCCGGACTTCACCCGCTATCTGCCGCGCACGGCGCCGAGCAAGCCGCTGGTCGGCCACGCCGTCGGCGGCGCCGCCATCGTCGTCGTGCCGATGGTCCTCATGGGTGCCGTCATGGCCGTCTCCACGCCGAGCCTGTCCTCCGCGCAGGACCCGGTCGCCTTCCTCGGCGACCTGCTGCCGACCTGGATCGCCGTGCCGTACCTGATCATGGCCCTGATCGGCATGCTCCTGATCAACTCGATGTCGATGTACTCGGCGGGCTTCACCGCGATGACCCTCGGCATCAAGGTCCCGCGCGCATGGGCCGTCAGCGTGAACGCCGTCATCAGCCTGATCTTCGGCTACCTCCTGATGAACGTGGCGACGAGCTTCATGGGCTCGTTCATCTCCTTCCTCACCCTGCTCGCGGTCGCGTTCTCCGCCTGGATCGGCGTCTTCGGCATCGACATGCTGCGCCGCAAGACGTACGACGGCGAGGGCCTGATGGACACCACGCGCACCAGCGTCTACTGGTACAAGGCGGGCTTCGCCTGGCAGGCCATGGCCGCCTGGGCCGTGGCGCTCGTCGTGGGTCTGCTCTTCACCAAGGTCGACTGGTTCAGCGGCCCGCTGGCCACGTCCTGGATCGGGCGCAACGGCCTCGGCTGGCTGGTCACGATCCTGGTCGCCGCGGCGCTGTACGCGGTCCTGCCGCGCCAGCCGCTCCCCGAGAGCGACACGAAGGCCCCGGCCGCCGAGGCCGAGCCGGTCGCCGCCAAGGCGTGA